DNA from Demetria terragena DSM 11295:
ACACGTCACCGTTGGCAAACACGTTCTGGACGTCGTCGCTGTCCTCTAGGGCTTCGATGACTCGGAACATCTTCTTGGCGCCGTCGGCATCCAATGGCACCTCGACGGTCGGCACGAAGGACGCTTCCGCGGAGTCGTAGTCAATGCCCGCGGCCTGCAGAGCTTCCCGGACGGCAACGAAGTCGGTGGCTTCAGACACGATCTCGAAAGACTCCCCCAGGTCGTTCACGTCCTCGGCGCCAGCGTCGAGCACCACTTCGAGAAGGTCGTCCTCGGTGGCGTCGGCCTTACCCTCCTGCGCCTTGGGGACGATAACCACGCCCTTGCGGTTGAACAGGTAAGCCACCGAGCCAGACTCAGCCATACTGCCGCCGTTGCGCGTCAGGGCCGTACGCACCTCGGCGACCGCGCGGTTCTTGTTGTCGGTCAGGCACTCGATGAGAACGGCGATACCGCCGGGCGCATAGCCCTCGTAGGTCAGCGCGAGGTAGTCGGCTCCCCCGGCCTCGGCCCCGGAGCCGCGCTTGACCGCACGATCGATGTTGTCATTCGGCACCGACGACTTCTTGGCCTTCTGTACGGCGTCGTACAGCGTGGGGTTTCCGGCCAAATCGCCGCCACCTTGGCGGGCCGCGACCTCGATGTTCTTGATGAGCTTGGCGAACAGCTTGCCTCGCTTGGCGTCAATGGCCGCCTTCTTGTGCTTGGTGGTCGCCCATTTGGAGTGGCCGGACACGAGGCGCTCCTTCGCTATTTCGATGACAGGTTGCCGCACAGAACCCTACCCGTGGTTGGCCGCTCGCCTCTCGCGCACCATGTCAACGAACAGTCCGTGCACGCGATAGTCGCTGCCAACCTCAGGATGAAACGCGGTAGCAAGCAGGTCTCCCTGTCGCACCGCGACGGCGCGCAACTCCCCAGCCTGCACGCGTACCTGCGCCAAAACCCCTACGCCTGGCCCGGCCGACTCGACCCAGGGCGCACGAATGAAGATGCCGCGCGTCGGACCGCCTTCCACCCCCTGAACCTCAACTTCACCTTCAAATGAATCCACTTGTCGCCCAAAGGCATTGCGCCGGACCGTCATATCGATGCCGCCAACGGTGGCCTGTCCTTCTTGCCCATCGAGGAGACGGTCAGCGAGCAGGATCATTCCGGCACAGGAACCGTAGGCGGGTAGTCCCGCGGCGATCGCAGCGCGCAACGGCTCTAGCAGATCGAAGGTGCGTAGCAGTCGGATCATGGTCGTCGACTCACCACCGGGGAGGACGATGCCGTCAACAGCAGCCAACTCGACAGGACGTCGAACGGGGATGGCATCGGCACCGGCGGCCGTGAGAGCAGTGAGGTGTTCGCGTACATCACCCTGCACAGCGAGCACGCCGATCGTCACTGGCTGGCCGCTCTCTACGCTGTGGCTGTGTCCCATGATCTCTCCATTCGCAGGCGCCGCTCGACCGACATGGCGCCTCTTGTCGCCTTGCTCGCCCGGCAGCAGCCAAGCACACGGTATCCACTGCGGTGGCCGCTGCCATTTCCGGCAGAGAACTTCGTTGCCCGTGCGAACGAGGAGCAGTCCTGGGTGGCCGAACGGGAGGGCGAGATCGTGGGCCACGTCGCGCTGACCAGCGTCCCCGAGGGACAACTCGCTGAGATCTGGTCCGCGGGCGCCCAGCGGCCACCCCATGAATTGGCCTGCGTCTCAGTGCTCTTCGTCGACGACCGGCTTGCCGGGACCGGCATCGGGGGCGCTCTGCTCGATACCGCGGTGACCGCTGCCCGCGGTGCTGGCCGTACGCCCGTGCTCGACGTGGTGCAAGCACACGGACCGGCGGTTGCGGTGTATCGCCACCGTGGCTGGGTGGAGGTCGGCACGGCCCGACCGTCCTGGCTGCCCGATGACGAACCGTCGATCCTGCTCATGATGTTGCCGAATGACCGGGCCGCCGCGGTCAGCGGAGAGTGACTCCCACATCGGCAGCCACAGCCTCAACCATCCGCGTGAGGCGACGGGTCCGATCCGGCATCGACGTCCGATAGTTCGCCAACGTCAGTAGTCCTGGGCCTGCGAACGCCCAGGCGCGGGCCCGGCGCCACGTGGCGCCGTCGACACCGGACGCCTCCCGGAAGAGGTCGCGAGCTGACTCGTCGAACAAACTCCAGGCATAGAGCAAGTCGACCGATCGGTCCCCCACGCCGAGTCCGCCGAAGTCGATCACACCCGCCAGACGCCCGCCGTCCTCGACAAGCACGTTCTCCGCCGACAGGTCGGTATGAACCCAGCAAGGCAGTTCGGACGCGGGTGGGACGTCGCGAATCAGAGTCCACGCGTGACGCGCCCGGACCGGGTCGAACATGTCGGCCAGTGCATCCGTGGCCTCCTCGACCCATCGGTCGCTGGTAGGCGTAACCGGCTCACCTGCGCGATAGCCCCACTGCCGTTCGCCTGTCTCCTGACCCCAGGTGTCGACAGCATGCAATGCCCGCACGAATTCCCCGAGTCCCCTTGCAAACGTAGCTTGTTCGCTCGCGCTCAGATTCTCCGGGAGTCTCCCTGAGACCCAGGACACGACAGTCCAGGGACGGGAGAACTCTGCGCACGGAGACCCACGAAATCGCACACTGGGAACCCCCACGGGCAATTCGGGCGCGAGCCGTGGCAACCAGATAACCTCCTTGTCGAGGTCCGCGACATAGCCGTCCTCACGCGGCAGCCGCACCGCGTAGTGGTCACCGACTCGGAACACCCAGTTACTGCTCCCTGGTGCGGCACTCGGGCGCACGTATTCGTCGGCCAAATCTGGATACTGACGACCCAAGAGACGTCGTACCAGTGGGGCGTCCGGCTCGCGCACCTCGCCTGGCATCAGTTCGGAGCGTCCAGGTCCGACTGCGTCAGGACCGACCGGACATCCATCTCGAGGTCGCGTAGCGCCTCGCCTGGCTCGAGTGAGCGATCGATGGCGCACACGACAGTGTCGACAATTGCGCCCCGTGGGCGCAGTGCCTTGACGGCATCACGAACAGCGCCACCACTGGTGATCACGTCTTCCACAATGGTGACCCGTTTGCCAGAGAAATCCGGACCTTCGGCCAATTTTGCGGTGCCATACGCCTTGGCGGCCTTCCGCACGAAGATTGCCGGCAGACCTGTCTTCGCCGACAGGATCGTCACGATGGGTATGCCTCCCAACTCGAGCCCGCCGAGCACTTCGGTCTCGACCGGAAGGAGGTCGACCATCTGCGCGACGACCCGATCCAACAACGCTGGATCAGCCTCGAAGAGGTATTTGTCGAAGTACGTGTCGCTCACCTGCCCCGAACGCAACGTGAACTCGCCCTGCAGCCGGCAGGCCGTATTGATCTCGGCTGCCAAGGCGGTGTCGGGGGTCACGGCCTCAGTGAATGCGACCGGCTTGCCCGCAGCCCGGGCATAAGCAATTTCGCGGCTGGCCGACTGGCCGACGTAGCCACCGGGGTTCACGACCAAAACTCGGTCCGCTAGGTCGATCTTGCGCAGGTGCAGGTTGCCCAGGGCGACCTTCTGTTCAGTGGAGATATCGCCGCTGACCTCCCCCGGCGCCAGCACGATGACACCAGCCATGGTGAGTTCGCGGTGCACACGTTTCATTTCGTCCATGAATCGAGCAGAGCCGCAGACACACACGATCTCTGGGCGGAGCGTCACAGGTCCACCACCCGCCGCAGTCCCTGGTCGACCGCGTCCATCAGGCTGTCCGGCAGTCCAACGCCGGTGACATCGAGGTCGGAGCGGTCGACAGTCATCGGCTGCGACACATTGACGACTGAGTCCTTCGCCAAGCCGGATGTCAACGCTGGAATGAACACATTGCCAGGGTGGCGTGCAAGCACAGTGTTGGACGTGATCGGCAGAACAACGACCGTCGAGATTCTCGAGGAGTTGTAGCGGTCCGACTGCACGATGACGGCTGGTCGCCGCTTCGCTGGAGCGCTGCCCTTGGGTTCACCGAAGTCGACCCAACAGAGCTCACCGCGCCGGATCACCACTCGTCCAGTGCCTCGACCTGCCGGATATTCGCTGTACGCCGCAGCC
Protein-coding regions in this window:
- a CDS encoding GNAT family N-acetyltransferase, translated to MSHDLSIRRRRSTDMAPLVALLARQQPSTRYPLRWPLPFPAENFVARANEEQSWVAEREGEIVGHVALTSVPEGQLAEIWSAGAQRPPHELACVSVLFVDDRLAGTGIGGALLDTAVTAARGAGRTPVLDVVQAHGPAVAVYRHRGWVEVGTARPSWLPDDEPSILLMMLPNDRAAAVSGE
- a CDS encoding aminoglycoside phosphotransferase family protein; the protein is MPGEVREPDAPLVRRLLGRQYPDLADEYVRPSAAPGSSNWVFRVGDHYAVRLPREDGYVADLDKEVIWLPRLAPELPVGVPSVRFRGSPCAEFSRPWTVVSWVSGRLPENLSASEQATFARGLGEFVRALHAVDTWGQETGERQWGYRAGEPVTPTSDRWVEEATDALADMFDPVRARHAWTLIRDVPPASELPCWVHTDLSAENVLVEDGGRLAGVIDFGGLGVGDRSVDLLYAWSLFDESARDLFREASGVDGATWRRARAWAFAGPGLLTLANYRTSMPDRTRRLTRMVEAVAADVGVTLR
- the pyrE gene encoding orotate phosphoribosyltransferase, producing MDEMKRVHRELTMAGVIVLAPGEVSGDISTEQKVALGNLHLRKIDLADRVLVVNPGGYVGQSASREIAYARAAGKPVAFTEAVTPDTALAAEINTACRLQGEFTLRSGQVSDTYFDKYLFEADPALLDRVVAQMVDLLPVETEVLGGLELGGIPIVTILSAKTGLPAIFVRKAAKAYGTAKLAEGPDFSGKRVTIVEDVITSGGAVRDAVKALRPRGAIVDTVVCAIDRSLEPGEALRDLEMDVRSVLTQSDLDAPN
- the pdxT gene encoding pyridoxal 5'-phosphate synthase glutaminase subunit PdxT → MGHSHSVESGQPVTIGVLAVQGDVREHLTALTAAGADAIPVRRPVELAAVDGIVLPGGESTTMIRLLRTFDLLEPLRAAIAAGLPAYGSCAGMILLADRLLDGQEGQATVGGIDMTVRRNAFGRQVDSFEGEVEVQGVEGGPTRGIFIRAPWVESAGPGVGVLAQVRVQAGELRAVAVRQGDLLATAFHPEVGSDYRVHGLFVDMVRERRAANHG
- a CDS encoding type II toxin-antitoxin system PemK/MazF family toxin, translated to MVIRRGELCWVDFGEPKGSAPAKRRPAVIVQSDRYNSSRISTVVVLPITSNTVLARHPGNVFIPALTSGLAKDSVVNVSQPMTVDRSDLDVTGVGLPDSLMDAVDQGLRRVVDL
- a CDS encoding YebC/PmpR family DNA-binding transcriptional regulator; amino-acid sequence: MSGHSKWATTKHKKAAIDAKRGKLFAKLIKNIEVAARQGGGDLAGNPTLYDAVQKAKKSSVPNDNIDRAVKRGSGAEAGGADYLALTYEGYAPGGIAVLIECLTDNKNRAVAEVRTALTRNGGSMAESGSVAYLFNRKGVVIVPKAQEGKADATEDDLLEVVLDAGAEDVNDLGESFEIVSEATDFVAVREALQAAGIDYDSAEASFVPTVEVPLDADGAKKMFRVIEALEDSDDVQNVFANGDVSDEVLAQLDED